AAACCAAAAAATTGGTTTTGGATTATATCAATGAAATAGAATATTATCCTAATCCGATGGCGTTGAAGCTTAGAGATTGTCGTAGTTATTCTATTGGAGTGATCGTTTCCGAGATTGCCAATAGTTATTTTTCGCAAATAATAAATGGAATAGAGTCGGTGGCATACAAGAAAGGATACAATGTTTTTGTTACCCAATCTCATGAATGCTTTCAGCAGGAAAATACGAATATAAAGCAATTGATATCACATTCAGTAGATGGAATTCTTGTTTCAATCTCTTCCGAGACTACTGACTTTTCCGGTTTTTATTCTTTAAAGGAAAAAGGAATTCCTGTTGTCTTTTTCGATAGAGCGCCCAGAGATATCGACGCACACAAAATAATAGTGGACAATTTCGAGGGGGCTTATAAAGCTACTGAGCATTTAATAAAACAAGGCTTTTATAAAATAGCGCATATTACAAACTCTTCGGACTTATTAATTGAAGAAGAACGTATAGAGGGATATAAAGCAGCACTTAGTACCTACAATATTGATTATAATCCCGAATACGTTTTTTATTGCCAATGTAGAAAAAATATTAGGGAAGAGACTGAAGCTATAGTTAACCAACTTTTGCATCTAGACAATCGACCAGATGGAATTTTTAGCGCAAGTGATAAATTGAGTACTGAGATTTTGATTGCTCTCAAGAAAAGAAATATAACAATACCTAAAGACATGGCCTTTGTAGGCTTTACCAATATGGCTGAAGCGGATATATTCGAATGTCCGCTTACAACTATAAGTCAGCCCGCTTTGGAAATTGGCGAAGCTGCAGCTAAGTTGCTTATAGGTCAAATAGAAAGTAAATCAACAATTTCGCAATATAAAACTAAAATATTCGAAACGGAGTTGACGATAAGGGAATCCTCTTTGAAATGTTCTAAGAGTGAGTTTGTAAGTGAATCTTTAAATCAATAATACAATCTACAGAAGAAGCCCTTTTGTAAAAGGTACTCAGATAAATTTTTTTTGCGGGGTTTTAATAGCGTCTGTCTTTGAAAGTTGTTTTGCGTATAAATACATGATTTTTAGATTTATACCTAAAAAATAAAATACGAAAACCGCTGATGTATATTGAGTGTTGAGCTAGTAATTACAAATTAAAAACTATGAAAAAGTTAATGATGATTCTGGTGCTATTTGTTTTTTGTTTTTCGGCATCGGCAAGTGGAATACAACAACAACGCACTACTAAACAGCACACGACAAAAACTCCTACGAAGAAAAAAAGTGGAAGTAAAAAGCCTATGAAAAAAGACTGGTCGCAACGAGATACGGTAAAGAAAACTGATCATAGAAGAGATACGACCACAATGCCAAGATAAGTAAGGCTTCTAATTGCTAAGCAGTGGATTACTTAATCCCTTTTAACAGGTTACAAAAGCCTTAAAAATATTTCTAAGGCTTTTGTGGCTAAAAATTATCCGCTTAAAATTTGATTTTAAAGGAAGTTCCTTTATTCAATTCGCTTTCAACGCTAATATTACCTTTCATTAATTTAATATAGTTATACACTATATTTAAACCCAACCCTGTACCTTTTGTATGTAACGCATTAGAACCTCTAAAAAAGCGTTCGAAAAGGTGTTTTTGGTCTGTTTCAGAAATACCTATACCATCGTCTTTAAAAACAAGTTCCAGATTTCCATTATTATTGATGCTCAAGATTTCTATCCTCCCATCGCTTCTGGAATATTTTATAGCATTTGATATCATATTAACTACTATATGGCGAAGTAACACCGGATCTAGATTTACACAAGATGCACCCATATGTTTGTAATCTAAATTCTGTTCTTCTTTTAAGAGGTATTTTAGTTCAGAAATAATCGAGGTTATATGACCTTTGATGTTAAAGAAGCAAATATTCGTTTTTATCTGATTTTCTTCAATTTTTCTAATCGTTAGAAAGTCATTTAAAAGACCGGTTATTAATTGAACTGAAGAGACAATTCTGTCCACATGTAAATCTATTTGATCTGTTTGCTCTACTTCCAGGTATTTGGAGATTAAAGTGGCAGATGACAACACAATATTTAAAGGTGTTCTCAATTCATGAGAGGCAACACTTATAAAACGTGTTTGGGTTGTTAGTAATTCTTGCTGTTTAAAAAGCTCTTGTTTTAAAATTTTCTCATTTTCAATAAATTCGGCAATTCCAAGATAACAGTGTTCTCTATAACCTTCATCAGGAGATAATTTGATTACGGTAAGAGCAATTGAAAGTTTTGAACCGTCTTTTTTTACTAATAGTATGTCAGCTCGTTTTTCGAGATATTCTACGTTGTTTTTTAAAGGTTGAAAGTCTGTTATGGCTGTATCAACTGTACGTTCATTAAACTTGATTTTTTGCTTCTCTTCAAAAATGAAAA
This genomic interval from Pseudopedobacter saltans DSM 12145 contains the following:
- a CDS encoding sensor histidine kinase, producing the protein MKNIIEKKLGLPYKYLPFGVAVINTNDDLIYINPFLAEIIGLNEIIFPQTNFCSFLPKETRNNYLNFKTNFVSGKGNKKSSIIIQIFANNQHYGQTHSFQLSLGEEDLEGKVKLVLFLIPLNQNEISPPLLNINEETDHSDNPISFNDYLSKDLLPKIWNHSDNLLFIFDKNGFVKYLNPAAEEKTGYTLSEVQIKENRIFIFEEKQKIKFNERTVDTAITDFQPLKNNVEYLEKRADILLVKKDGSKLSIALTVIKLSPDEGYREHCYLGIAEFIENEKILKQELFKQQELLTTQTRFISVASHELRTPLNIVLSSATLISKYLEVEQTDQIDLHVDRIVSSVQLITGLLNDFLTIRKIEENQIKTNICFFNIKGHITSIISELKYLLKEEQNLDYKHMGASCVNLDPVLLRHIVVNMISNAIKYSRSDGRIEILSINNNGNLELVFKDDGIGISETDQKHLFERFFRGSNALHTKGTGLGLNIVYNYIKLMKGNISVESELNKGTSFKIKF
- a CDS encoding LacI family DNA-binding transcriptional regulator, with the protein product MKRFKPTTQRDIANVLGLSVSTVSRALNDFYGISAETKKLVLDYINEIEYYPNPMALKLRDCRSYSIGVIVSEIANSYFSQIINGIESVAYKKGYNVFVTQSHECFQQENTNIKQLISHSVDGILVSISSETTDFSGFYSLKEKGIPVVFFDRAPRDIDAHKIIVDNFEGAYKATEHLIKQGFYKIAHITNSSDLLIEEERIEGYKAALSTYNIDYNPEYVFYCQCRKNIREETEAIVNQLLHLDNRPDGIFSASDKLSTEILIALKKRNITIPKDMAFVGFTNMAEADIFECPLTTISQPALEIGEAAAKLLIGQIESKSTISQYKTKIFETELTIRESSLKCSKSEFVSESLNQ